ttttattaaaataatatttatacatgaataatattttattttttaatgatatataaattaaaataaatatcatacaaaggATATGATAAAATATACCCATAATACTAGTTGATTTctctaaaaaattaaagaaatatatattggttagtaagattttataacataatgcggtttggtttggtttggtttggtttggaaatacaaaccgcaaaccgaaccaaaccgcgcgGTTCCGCTAGAAAGTGACCCgaacacatccgaaccaaatgcggttttttgcagtttcggtttggttcggttcggttttgcGGTTCTCTATTGGgctggtttggttttgaacacccctatttGTGTGATTCTTATTGGACAACCTAGAAATATTTTGTACTACCAGCTTTTTCGTTTCACTTTTGTACTTCCATTCAAGGTAATACGTTTCCCTCCCTACAATATACCCACTCCATTCTCTGCAGAACTTACATTCAACTTTGGTAACCACACAACACAGAGGAACTTTAGGCGTTCAAAGCTTAGTCTCTCTTCCTCCTTTCCCTGTTCAACGTTTGTTAACCGGCAGGTATGAATAGCACCCACTAATCTgattttttttgccattttccTTTCGATTTTTCACGGACAAcctgttttggtttttttttctttttgatttgttgttgttgttccacTTAACACGACACGTGTTTTTGTTTCACTACTGATTCGTAAGGCCGGTTAAGAGTGGAAAGAAAAGCATTGGTATAGAAGCAAGAACAAAGCGTGAGCACCATgggcgttttttattttatttgttgtcTCTTACAACTTTACCGATTTTTTTCTGTTTAAGATAATTTTTTCACATCTATACTTGCTTTTCTTTTCTATAGATTTCTTTTCATGTGATGAGAAAACGTAACCACCCATAAAAGTTGTGTTgttttcttcagactttgcatTTGTTAATATATTCTTTCCATCTTATGTAGATAACATGTCAAGAGCTCCCATTTTCATTAAAGATCTTCTTAAGGGAAACCAGGTATGGAAAATGCACATTCGAGTTGTTGATCTGTGGGTTGTTATtgagaaaaatggagcaaaacacctTGAAGCCGTTATTCAGGATGCAAAGGTTGAGTTTTTCCTATTTTTTTGTCCTTCGGTGAACATTTACTTTGCATTTGGCCATTTTTTTACATTGACATCGATATGCGCTTATATAGTACGATGTTTTAATCTTCATTTCGCAGGGTGATAGGATTCACGTCGTCACATGGGGAAAAGACTTACAAGATTGGGTTGAGGTTTTGAAGGAGCATGAGACTTACTACCTTTACAATGGAGAGCCAATCGAGAACGATGGGCCTTTCAAGGTGTGTTCTAATCCACTCAAACTCATTTTCGGTGGAGGGACTACAATGACGAAGGTGGCAATACCTGAAATTCCTACTCACAGCTACAGTTTTATGCCTATTGGGAGCTTTCTCAATGGAGACTTCAAACATGACCACTTATATGGTACGATCTCACTTTCACCGCATTAAGTTTCACCATAATTAAGTTTCATACATGGATCTTTCTATACTGTACCCTGCAGATGTTATTGGCGTATTACAAGATGTTTTGAAGACCCAAACTGGAGGTGGTGGTAGGAAATCTTGTGTCAATGTATCCATACGTGATGTCGAAGGCAACGTCATTGAGCTGGTGTTATGGGAAGATTACGGCAAACAGTTCATCAACTACACTACCCCTAACAACTTTGCTGGTCCTACTATAATTGTATTGACACATGCATGGTGCAAGCCAAACACAGGTTTTCCTACTATAATTTCATTTTCTTATTATGCTATATATGTTGTTGAAATTTTGCTGGGTCTGTTATTTGTCATGTTAACCATATGTGAACATATATACATTTCTGATAATTTGAACACCAAATAGCATATTCCAAAAACTATTCAAATCATTGGACAAACTCAAAATTATCAATGTATCATTATGCTATGTCTGTTGGTTCATTATGATGCATCTGTTTTTTGGTATGTTAATATTTACTTGATACACTATACTTTTCAGTGTCGGGATTACTGTGTCTTTCCAACGCATGGAGCGGGTCTAAACTTTACATCAACATGGAACATCCACAAGTGGAAGAATTCAAAGCTAGGTAACAACATATCAAccttaaactaataaaaaaatcgTACTCTTTGTATTATGAATATATGTTTCACTAATGTGATGTTTAAATCTCAGTTTTGGTGCCAACTTACCTGCCCCTTCCCAATCATTGACTGCTGATTCATCTGTTCAATCTGCTAACAATTTCTGGACGAAATTGTCCGAGGTGAAGAGTATCCGTGCGATATCTGAATTCGGAAGGGTAtgcatatttttatattattgtatATTCATTCTATTTGGAATATAATCTAATTACAATGCAAACTCTAATTTCCTAAATCAACTGTGCTTTGTATACACTTTCACCCAATAGGACTGTTTTGCAACGACCATAGGGACTACCACTGGATTTAATCCCTCCAGGTTTGGATGGTATTTTGAATCTTCTGGAAATAACGATGCTGAACGCGTTACCAAGTGAGCTCCAAATCTTACCTTCCATTTAAGATTTAATCTTTCAATAGTTGCATTGATTAAAAACTGATTTGAACCTTTTATTTTTAGATTCAAACTTGAGGTGGAGGTTGAATATGATAACCATAAGGGGATCTTTGTTTTTTGGGATAAGGATTGTATCCCTTTTACTAAGTTGACTGCTCAGGAAATAAGAGATATTATGAAGAAGGTGAGTCTACTAAGGAGTTTGGTTTGTCTTATTTCATatcattaatataattttatatcatTAATATAATAATTCATGTGTATTAATTCTTGGTTGTTGACCATAGGCTGGAGAGGACAATCCTAAGATATGGCCTACTCACCTCGATGTTCTCTTGAATAGACAAATGGTCTTCCGTATCAAGTATCAATCACAATTCAGACGATTCTCCATCGTGAAAATACTCAACGAGGATGGCCTTTACAAAAAGTTTGATGACTACCTCACACCAGTTGAAGTAAGCAGCATCTTCTTAACGCATGTTTTTGCTCATTCTTAACACTTATTAGTTGTAAACAAATACCATTTATGTTTTTATATAGGGAGCTAATGCTGCTGTAATGGATGTGGAAACAGAATCTCCAGCTCTTATACCAAATCAAGTATGTTCATGCAgcatttaatttttttgaatattgacTATATTCAATATTATAAGGATGTATCCCAAAACATTGCTCCTTCGTAACAGATTTTATATGTTTCATGTAGCTCACACAAACTTGCGAACCGTCAATTGTTGCTGAACCAGATTCGATTGCTACGCATACTGGGAGTCCTTCTGCAAGTTGCAGCAGTACTCCTGCCAAGAGGGATATTATGTCAACCTCAATTAACGACTTGATTCAGTTCGAAGAACTCACTCCTAAACAATCAGCCACTAAGGGCACCAAAGGAAAGAAGACCAAGCAATTCAAAAAGGATTAATATGGTGGGTTTATTTTAGCAATGAATCTCTTCTTATGGTGCATAATCTAGCATAACACCCTTTTGTAAGGATATCATCCAACTATTTTGTGCTCATTTTGTTGGCCAATTTCATCAAGAACTTGAAAATGCCATGTCTAATGTACTTTAACTCTTAAACTCATCATTAAGATACTTTTGTAATGAATCTTAAATGTTTAAGTCCCCTATATTAACTACTGTTTTATTCCATCATATCAGCTCCAATTATATATTGTCTAATGAAAAGTAAATCTAATGTCTGTTCTTTCAATTCCAATGAATATATAGGGCCATATGGATAGTAGATACATGTAGTAGGTTAGTGAGGATGACATGCAGCAGAATTGCAGCTATTTTAACACTTAGCTTGCTATTTCACCTATCTAATATGGGCATCTACCAAGCATGGTGCATATCAAGAGCAAATAACAGAATTCATGTTATACCCGCCTTACAAAAACTACTTATCTGATTTGCAGCCATGTATCTTTAATCAATATCTAAATATCCATCTCATCAGTTTAGGTACTTACTTaccaaattaaatcaaagatAAGTTATCAAAAACACATGCTAGGTATTTCTCACACACCTAAGATAAATGGTGATCATTTTAGTTCAATATTAGAATTGTTTAAAATGAGTAGTTAGTCAAAAACACCAGCTTTTTCGTTTCACTTTTGTACTTCCATTCAAGGTAATACGTTTCCCTCCCTACAATATACCCACTCCATTCTCTGCAGAACTTACATTCAACTTTGGTAACCACACAACACAGAGGAACTTTAGGCGTTCAAAGCTTAGTCTCTCTTCCTCCTTTCCCTGTTCAACGTTTGTTAACCGGCAGGTATGAATAGCACCCACTAATCTgattttttttgccattttccTTTCGATTTTTCACGGACAAcctgttttggttttttttttctttttgatttgttgttgttgttccacTTAACACGACACGTGTTTTTGTTTCACTACTGATTCGTAAGGCCGGTTAAGAGTGGAAAGAAAAGCATTGGTATAGAAGCAAGAACAAAGCGTGAGCACCATgggcgttttttattttatttgttgtcTCTTACAACTTTACCGATTTTTTTCTGTTTAAGATAATTTTTTCACATCTATACTTGCTTTTCTTTTCTATAGATTTCTTTTCATGTGATGAGAAAACGTAACCACCCATAAAAGTTGTGTTgttttcttcagactttgcatTTGTTAATATATTCTTTCCATCTTATGTAGATAACATGTCAAGAGCTCCCATTTTCATTAAAGATCTTCTTAAGGGAAACCAGGTATGGAAAATGCACATTCGAGTTGTTGATCTGTGGGTTGTTATtgagaaaaatggagcaaaacacctTGAAGCCGTTATTCAGGATGCAAAGGTTGAGTTTTTCCTATTTTTTTGTCCTTCGGTGAACATTTACTTTGCATTTGGCCATTTTTTTACATTGACATCGATATGCGCTTATATAGTACGATGTTTTAATCTTCATTTCGCAGGGTGATAGGATTCACGTCGTCACATGGGGAAAAGACTTACAAGATTGGGTTGAGGTTTTGAAGGAGCATGAGACTTACTACCTTTACAATGGAGAGCCAATCGAGAACGATGGGCCTTTCAAGGTGTGTTCTAATCCACTCAAACTCATTTTCGGTGGAGGGACTACAATGACGAAGGTGGCAATACCTGAAATTCCTACTCACAGCTACAGTTTTATGCCTATTGGGAGCTTTCTCAATGGAGACTTCAAACATGACCACTTATATGGTACGATCTCACTTTCACCGCATTAAGTTTCACCATAATTAAGTTTCATACATGGATCTTTCTATACTGTACCCTGCAGATGTTATTGGCGTATTACAAGATGTTTTGAAGACCCAAACTGGAGGTGGTGGTAGGAAATCTTGTGTCAATGTATCCATACGTGATGTCGAAGGCAACGTCATTGAGCTGGTGTTATGGGAAGATTACGGCAAACAGTTCATCAACTACACTACCCCTAACAACTTTGCTGGTCCTACTATAATTGTATTGACACATGCATGGTGCAAGCCAAACACAGGTTTTCCTACTATAATTTCATTTTCTTATTATGCTATATATGTTGTTGAAATTTTGCTGGGTCTGTTATTTGTCATGTTAACCATATGTGAACATATATACATTTCTGATAATTTGAACACCAAATAGCATATTCCAAAAACTATTCAAATCATTGGACAAACTCAAAATTATCAATGTATCATTATGCTATGTCTGTTGGTTCATTATGATGCATCTGTTTTTTGGTATGTTAATATTTACTTGATACACTATACTTTTCAGTGTCGGGATTACTGTGTCTTTCCAACGCATGGAGCGGGTCTAAACTTTACATCAACATGGAACATCCACAAGTGGAAGAATTCAAAGCTAGGTAACAACATATCAAccttaaactaataaaaaaatcgTACTCTTTGTATTATGAATATATGTTTCACTAATGTGATGTTTAAATCTCAGTTTTGGTGCCAACTTACCTGCCCCTTCCCAATCATTGACTGCTGATTCATCTGTTCAATCTGCTAACAATTTCTGGACGAAATTGTCCGAGGTGAAGAGTATCCGTGCGATATCTGAATTCGGAAGGGTAtgcatatttttatattattgtatATTCATTCTATTTGGAATATAATCTAATTACAATGCAAACTCTAATTTCCTAAATCAACTGTGCTTTGTATACACTTTCACCCAATAGGACTGTTTTGCAACGACCATAGGGACTACCACTGGATTTAATCCCTCCAGGTTTGGATGGTATTTTGAATCTTCTGGAAATAACGATGCTGAACGCGTTACCAAGTGAGCTCCAAATCTTACCTTCCATTTAAGATTTAATCTTTCAATAGTTGCATTGATTAAAAACTGATTTGAACCTTTTATTTTTAGATTCAAACTTGAGGTGGAGGTTGAATATGATAACCATAAGGGGATCTTTGTTTTTTGGGATAAGGATTGTATCCCTTTTACTAAGTTGACTGCTCAGGAAATAAGAGATATTATGAAGAAGGTGAGTCTACTAAGGAGTTTGGTTTGTCTTATTTCATatcattaatataattttatatcatTAATATAATAATTCATGTGTATTAATTCTTGGTTGTTGACCATAGGCTGGAGAGGACAATCCTAAGATATGGCCTACTCACCTCGATGTTCTCTTGAATAGACAAATGGTCTTCCGTATCAAGTATCAATCACAATTCAGACGATTCTCCATCGTGAAAATACTCAACGAGGATGGCCTTTACAAAAAGTTTGATGACTACCTCACACCAGTTGAAGTAAGCAGCATCTTCTTAACGCATGTTTTTGCTCATTCTTAACACTTATTAGTTGTAAACAAATACCATTTATGTTTTTATATAGGGAGCTAATGCTGCTGTAATGGATGTGGAAACAGAATCTCCAGCTCTTATACCAAATCAAGTATGTTCATGCAgcatttaatttttttgaatattgacTATATTCAATATTATAAGGATGTATCCCAAAACATTGCTCCTTCGTAACAGATTTTATATGTTTCATGTAGCTCACACAAACTTGCGAACCGTCAATTGTTGCTGAACCAGATTCGATTGCTACGCATACTGGGAGTCCTTCTGCAAGTTGCAGCAGTACTCCTGCCAAGAGGGATATTATGTCAACCTCAATTAACGACTTGATTCAGTTCGAAGAACTCACTCCTAAACAATCAGCCACTAAGGGCACCAAAGGAAAGAAGACCAAGCAATTCAAAAAGGATTAATATGGTGGGTTTATTTTAGCAATGAATCTCTTCTTATGGTGATAAGTAGTTATTGTAGTGCATGTATTGAGAAAAAATACTTAGATATTGATCAAATAATGTtttgttaaataattaaaatgctGTTTGACAAAACActaaaaatgcattttaagtgtTTTGTTAAATAATTTTCTGTTAAACACTGAAACTGCAAATCAAATAATGAATTATTAAATAAGCCATGTTTTGTTCAATAATgttcttttacaaaaaaacaatattttaattcaatataGGATTTATGTTTATGTGTAGTTTTTATGTCTGCTGCACGTGGTTATAGTTATAGCTGATAAATTCAATATAGGATGGAACTATTATAGAATGAAAATCTCACTTTCAAGTGCAAAATGGGAATGTTACATGTATATGCATTAATTATGAGTGTTTAAATATGAACCAATTCCTGACATATTATGAACAACTTGTGTTTGGCTTGCACTAGCTCATTTGCATATTCCAAATAGAAATCTCACCTATCTAATATGGGcaatattttaagtgttttgcagtttgagttttttattaaattttgttcTGTTATCTCAATCGGATTCAATGGGAACATCTTTTATTGtatgtatttttattgtttaaatctGTTTTGTTAATTCTTCTAAGTTTCtctaacttttcctttcaatcCTCATTTTTGGGAAACCGAACAGGGTCTATGTTTAGACAGCTTTGCAGCAGCTTGGATGATCAAGTGTATTTCTCACCAAATCTGCCGGTTATCAACTTTACCTCTTGTGTAAACCAGGCTGTCACAATTTTCTTTCATTGGAAACAACATCCAGTGATATTAGGATTGCAGATTTCTGCCACATCTATGCTGCTTCGTAGTACAAAAGGCCATGATTATGGTAAACACTTTAGCTTAAAGTCACTTCAACCTTAAATGCATGGGGCTTTGCAATACGGTAAGTCAAACCATTATACTTTCAATTTTACTTTTTCCATTGCCATTTTAATGTTTAGTCTGTTTAAAAGTTACCATTCTTGAGGTCTATGGCACACATGTAGACTTTTAGATACAAACAAATTTCAATTTTGCAACAGCtaaatcattttatttatttacttgacAATTTCAGCTAAGGATTTGACAGTCCTATATGCTacactttaatatattttaaaatttatacatGGCCTTTGTACAAAACGTGTCAGTAGAAGTGTATTAAAAATACACTTTGATTTAGCTATATTTTTGACAGTCCTATATGCTACACTTTGAtccactttgattttattatatttttgaaaCAAGTTTTTTAGATACTTGATTATAGATAaagatttcatttaaaattaaaaattagatgTGTTCACGAAAATCAACATAACTTAGGCAATGTGAAACTTTTAATGAATAAGTCAATTACCTAACATACCTTGAACAAGGAAAATAATGGCTCAGAATTATGGGATGCCTGTGTTGCAAGTGTGGACACATCTCCCATACTGTTAACAACATACATAGAGATTTTCAGGTAAACCATCTTCATTGTTGTTAAAATCGGAAAATCAATGGAAACTATAAAACATATCTACTCTTCCTGTCAATGTTAATGTCTTGGATGCACTACAATTGAGATTATACAAAAATATAAACACTTATGCTTCCCTTATAAACAAATGAAGCTAAGCTTGATAGAGGAACACCTTATGCTGGTTTACTATGTTGTACATAAATAAGTTGTGGGGGGCCTGGGTTACTCACCTTAGTTTGAATGCTCTCCAAAGGTTTGGCCTCAAGTTATTCTGTGAATTCATTCCAACCTGTTGTTGAAACATGTGTTACTTACCTCTCATTATGGTCATTTTATAATAATCTGAAAGAGTAGACAACTTACCATTAATTCAGTTGGTGGGACTCATTTATTTTGAGCAACTACCAAGTTATATTTGTTTATGGCATGAACTTTAATCGTTTTTAACAAACCAAACTTTACACTCTGCCATTGGGAGACTACATGTATAGTAATTTGCATTGGTTGGTGTACACATAATAGTTATGTTGGGTGTTGTAGGTGTAAATGGCATTAGTTCATTTGTCTTTTAATTACACCTACTAATTGAATTCATTGGAATTTTGCTTGATTGTTGTAGGTT
The Vicia villosa cultivar HV-30 ecotype Madison, WI linkage group LG6, Vvil1.0, whole genome shotgun sequence genome window above contains:
- the LOC131612897 gene encoding uncharacterized protein LOC131612897; the encoded protein is MSRAPIFIKDLLKGNQVWKMHIRVVDLWVVIEKNGAKHLEAVIQDAKGDRIHVVTWGKDLQDWVEVLKEHETYYLYNGEPIENDGPFKVCSNPLKLIFGGGTTMTKVAIPEIPTHSYSFMPIGSFLNGDFKHDHLYDVIGVLQDVLKTQTGGGGRKSCVNVSIRDVEGNVIELVLWEDYGKQFINYTTPNNFAGPTIIVLTHAWCKPNTVSGLLCLSNAWSGSKLYINMEHPQVEEFKASFGANLPAPSQSLTADSSVQSANNFWTKLSEVKSIRAISEFGRDCFATTIGTTTGFNPSRFGWYFESSGNNDAERVTKFKLEVEVEYDNHKGIFVFWDKDCIPFTKLTAQEIRDIMKKAGEDNPKIWPTHLDVLLNRQMVFRIKYQSQFRRFSIVKILNEDGLYKKFDDYLTPVEGANAAVMDVETESPALIPNQLTQTCEPSIVAEPDSIATHTGSPSASCSSTPAKRDIMSTSINDLIQFEELTPKQSATKGTKGKKTKQFKKD